A single genomic interval of Roseibaca calidilacus harbors:
- a CDS encoding tripartite tricarboxylate transporter permease, with protein MLEGLLIGLTAAISPFNLLMVVLGCLIGTLIGMLPGLGPMSIIAIMIPVAIGIGDPTAALILLSGVYYGAIFGGSTSSILLNAPGVAGTVATSFDGYPMARKGQAGKALTIAAIASFAGGTIGAILLMVFAPALSSVALLFHSAEYFALMVVGLSAIAAFAGTGQVAKALMMTILGLILGTVGEGALSNMPRFTFGMMDLQSGFSFITLAMAMFALPEALFLVMNPARAASGDGGKIDNLRINRAEAKIIAPVIGRQSLQGFFIGVLPGAGATIASFLGYAVERNLATKEEQAEFGKGSLKGLAAPETANNAACTGSFVPLLTLGIPGSGTTAILLGALLALNVTPGPRLMTDTPDVFWAVIISMYIGNLVLLILNLPLIPYIAKILTIPRTFLIPFILFFTLMGSYLGQNNSTELLILVGFGVVATILRFADFPLAPLLIGFILGTMLEDNFARAMQLYKGFGFILERPLTLGLLVLALLLVLLPSYRGYIARKRAEGVADGD; from the coding sequence ATGCTTGAAGGTTTGCTTATCGGCCTGACCGCCGCGATTTCCCCGTTCAACCTGTTGATGGTGGTTCTGGGCTGCCTGATCGGCACCCTGATCGGCATGTTGCCGGGTCTGGGGCCCATGTCCATCATCGCCATCATGATCCCCGTGGCCATCGGCATCGGCGATCCAACCGCGGCGCTGATCTTGTTGTCGGGCGTCTATTACGGCGCTATTTTCGGGGGCTCGACCAGTTCCATCTTGCTGAACGCTCCCGGCGTGGCAGGCACAGTCGCCACCAGCTTTGACGGCTACCCGATGGCGCGCAAGGGCCAAGCGGGCAAAGCGTTGACCATTGCCGCCATCGCCAGTTTCGCGGGCGGCACCATTGGCGCGATCCTGCTGATGGTGTTCGCGCCTGCGCTGTCATCCGTGGCGCTGTTGTTCCACTCGGCAGAATATTTCGCGCTGATGGTGGTGGGCCTGTCGGCCATCGCCGCCTTCGCGGGCACCGGACAGGTCGCCAAGGCGCTGATGATGACCATTCTGGGCCTGATCCTTGGGACCGTGGGCGAAGGCGCGCTGTCGAACATGCCGCGCTTCACCTTTGGGATGATGGACCTGCAATCGGGCTTTTCCTTCATCACCTTGGCCATGGCCATGTTCGCGCTGCCCGAAGCCTTGTTTCTGGTCATGAACCCCGCCCGCGCCGCAAGCGGCGACGGCGGCAAGATCGACAACCTGCGCATCAACCGCGCCGAAGCCAAAATCATTGCCCCCGTGATCGGGCGGCAATCCTTGCAGGGCTTTTTCATCGGCGTTCTGCCCGGAGCGGGGGCGACCATCGCCAGCTTTCTGGGCTACGCGGTCGAACGCAACTTGGCCACCAAGGAAGAACAGGCTGAATTTGGCAAAGGGTCTCTGAAAGGGCTGGCGGCGCCGGAAACCGCCAATAACGCGGCGTGCACCGGGTCTTTTGTGCCGCTGCTGACGCTGGGCATTCCCGGCTCTGGCACCACCGCCATTCTGCTGGGCGCGCTGCTGGCGTTGAATGTCACACCGGGGCCACGGCTGATGACCGATACGCCTGACGTGTTCTGGGCGGTCATCATCTCAATGTATATCGGCAATCTGGTTCTGCTAATCCTGAACCTGCCGTTGATCCCCTATATCGCCAAGATCCTGACCATTCCGCGCACCTTCTTGATTCCGTTCATCTTGTTCTTCACCCTGATGGGCAGCTATCTGGGTCAGAACAATTCCACGGAACTGCTGATCTTGGTGGGCTTTGGCGTGGTCGCCACCATCCTGCGCTTTGCCGATTTCCCACTGGCACCGCTGCTGATCGGGTTCATCCTTGGCACCATGCTGGAAGACAACTTTGCCCGCGCTATGCAGCTGTATAAGGGTTTCGGGTTCATCCTAGAGCGGCCGCTGACGCTGGGTCTGCTGGTGCTGGCGCTGCTCCTGGTGTTGTTGCCCAGCTACCGGGGCTATATAGCCCGCAAACGCGCCGAGGGCGTGGCCGATGGCGACTGA
- a CDS encoding tripartite tricarboxylate transporter TctB family protein: MALDRWIALAFIALVCVYGYAAFFTMDDTLPPILRRNPIWPSTFPKILTVLGLIVGLIVLFSPKPGGPQPAKDGAIDLTRLGDYHIWQAIALLALMVAYALMLRPVGFVGATVGFLVIGSLLLGERRFHILLPVAGIAVGSIWYLVQEVLGIFLRPWPAMFM, encoded by the coding sequence ATGGCGCTCGATCGCTGGATCGCGCTGGCCTTTATCGCGCTTGTATGCGTGTATGGCTACGCGGCATTCTTCACCATGGACGATACGCTTCCGCCCATTTTGCGGCGCAATCCGATCTGGCCGTCGACCTTCCCAAAGATCTTGACCGTCTTGGGCCTGATCGTGGGGCTGATCGTGCTGTTCAGCCCGAAACCCGGTGGCCCGCAACCTGCCAAAGACGGCGCAATCGACCTGACACGTTTGGGCGATTACCACATCTGGCAGGCCATTGCTCTGCTGGCGCTAATGGTTGCTTATGCCCTGATGCTGCGGCCCGTGGGCTTTGTGGGCGCGACTGTTGGTTTTCTGGTCATCGGGTCGCTGCTGCTGGGCGAGCGGCGCTTTCACATCCTGCTGCCGGTCGCGGGCATTGCCGTGGGGTCCATCTGGTATCTGGTGCAAGAGGTGTTGGGGATATTCCTGCGCCCTTGGCCTGCCATGTTCATGTAA
- a CDS encoding tripartite tricarboxylate transporter substrate binding protein, with protein MNTFGWTRRAVIAAATATVALGGAVQAQAEQMMDAVHFLIPGGAGGGWDGTARGTGEALVNSGLVDNATFENLSGGGGGVAIANLIENAESSHGTLMVNSTPIVIRALTGEISQSFRDLTMVAGTVGDYAALVVTADSPLQSMEDALASYREAPMDFAIGGGSVPGGMDHLVAAIVMQGAGEDPTAFNYIGYDAGGEAMAGLLSGEIDALSTGFSEAIALAEQGEVRILGVTAPERVPAYDAAPTFAEQGIEAEFVNWRGFFAAPGLPEEQLTAYQDMLATMMETPEWEAVRARMGLVNIYRPGDDFTAFLETQEKQLGDLMRDLGFL; from the coding sequence ATGAACACCTTTGGGTGGACCCGTCGCGCGGTCATCGCAGCGGCAACCGCAACCGTGGCACTGGGCGGCGCTGTTCAGGCACAAGCCGAGCAGATGATGGATGCCGTGCATTTCCTGATCCCCGGCGGCGCTGGTGGCGGCTGGGACGGCACCGCGCGCGGCACGGGCGAGGCGCTGGTCAATTCCGGGCTGGTCGACAATGCAACCTTTGAGAACCTGTCGGGCGGCGGCGGTGGTGTGGCCATTGCCAACCTGATCGAGAATGCCGAGTCCAGCCACGGCACGCTGATGGTCAATTCGACCCCCATCGTGATCCGCGCGCTGACGGGCGAGATTTCGCAGAGCTTCCGCGACCTGACCATGGTGGCCGGCACCGTGGGCGATTATGCGGCCCTTGTCGTGACCGCGGACAGCCCGCTGCAAAGCATGGAAGACGCGCTGGCCAGCTACCGCGAAGCACCGATGGATTTCGCCATTGGCGGCGGGTCGGTTCCCGGCGGGATGGACCATCTGGTCGCCGCCATCGTGATGCAGGGCGCGGGCGAAGACCCGACCGCCTTCAACTATATCGGCTATGACGCGGGCGGCGAGGCCATGGCGGGCCTTCTGTCGGGCGAGATTGATGCGCTATCCACCGGGTTCTCGGAAGCGATTGCGCTGGCCGAGCAGGGCGAAGTGCGCATTCTGGGCGTGACCGCGCCAGAGCGCGTGCCCGCCTATGACGCAGCCCCCACCTTTGCCGAGCAAGGCATCGAAGCGGAATTCGTGAACTGGCGCGGTTTCTTCGCCGCCCCCGGCCTGCCTGAGGAACAACTGACCGCCTACCAGGACATGCTGGCCACGATGATGGAAACCCCCGAATGGGAAGCCGTGCGCGCGCGCATGGGTCTGGTCAATATCTACCGGCCCGGCGACGATTTCACCGCCTTCCTTGAAACGCAGGAAAAGCAACTGGGCGACCTGATGCGCGATCTGGGCTTCCTCTGA
- a CDS encoding response regulator transcription factor gives MRYLLVEDNAELAEAVVKRLALDGHAIDHAATLAQAEDCLAVASYDLILLDVMLPDGDGREFLVRSRAHLQTPVIVLTARAQVSDRVGALDQGADDYITKPFDFSELEARCRAVLRRRGGLARNQIALGAALFDPLAGTLQYNGISLALRSREIRLLEIFARHPGQILSKAQVMDHLFSYDAEVTENAIEVYVGRLRRRIDGMGLRIETVRGLGYRMDADAA, from the coding sequence GTGCGGTATTTGCTGGTCGAAGATAACGCCGAACTGGCCGAGGCCGTGGTCAAGCGGCTGGCGCTGGATGGTCACGCGATAGATCATGCCGCCACATTGGCACAGGCAGAGGACTGTCTTGCCGTTGCCAGCTACGATCTGATCTTGCTGGATGTCATGCTGCCCGATGGCGATGGGCGCGAATTTCTGGTCCGCAGCCGCGCGCATTTGCAAACCCCGGTCATCGTGCTGACCGCACGGGCGCAGGTGTCAGACCGGGTGGGGGCGTTGGATCAGGGGGCGGATGACTACATTACAAAACCGTTCGACTTTTCAGAGTTGGAAGCGCGGTGCCGTGCCGTTCTGCGCCGTAGGGGCGGGTTGGCGCGCAACCAGATCGCGCTTGGCGCGGCATTGTTCGATCCGCTGGCCGGAACCTTGCAATACAACGGTATATCGCTTGCTCTGCGCAGCCGCGAGATTCGCCTGCTGGAAATTTTCGCCCGGCATCCGGGACAGATTCTGTCAAAAGCGCAGGTGATGGATCATTTGTTTTCCTACGATGCAGAGGTGACGGAAAACGCCATAGAGGTCTATGTCGGTCGTCTGCGCCGCCGTATTGATGGCATGGGGCTGCGCATAGAAACGGTGCGCGGTCTTGGGTATCGCATGGATGCGGACGCAGCATGA
- a CDS encoding sensor histidine kinase, with protein MIRTASIGERLTLLLAGVAAALSLLSWGMVTSLATQAAAKTQDNVLAASTTTIAETLRSEQGEVRLELPYAAFAMLGAISEDRVFYRVEASGRMLTGYEDLPKPSDGALGQVVFDTGAYRGAQIRMASITRLVLVGIDRVAVTVTVAQTRDGVDAVTSEISWLAGVLSVAFFLVAVALSAVAVRVSLRPLNTIAAAVSRRGPFDLRPLMRPAPADLAPLLDALNRLMERLRQSIRRSEDFIAEAAHRVRTPLATVRTQAEIALRTVSDDTEKERLRRIIRAVDESARSAGQLLDHATVAYRVEDLARDKLDLAEIAALTAAGMEPTADMRDIRLELVLTLTPILGDSVLLESAIRNVLDNAIKYSPEETTVTLHVEPVGQEAWLTVRDEGPGLGHGPTCELTDRFRRGTNVAGIVGSGLGLTIAAEVLRAHGGRVELTNAETGSGACVSLILPLA; from the coding sequence ATGATCCGCACGGCCTCTATCGGGGAACGGCTGACACTTCTGCTGGCGGGTGTTGCCGCGGCCCTTTCGCTGCTCAGTTGGGGCATGGTCACAAGCCTTGCAACGCAAGCCGCAGCAAAAACGCAGGACAACGTTCTCGCGGCCTCGACCACCACGATTGCCGAAACCCTGCGCAGCGAGCAAGGCGAGGTCCGGCTGGAACTGCCCTATGCCGCTTTCGCCATGCTGGGTGCAATCAGCGAAGACAGGGTGTTCTATCGTGTCGAAGCAAGCGGTCGGATGCTGACAGGCTATGAAGACCTGCCCAAGCCATCTGACGGTGCCCTTGGACAGGTCGTCTTTGATACAGGGGCCTATCGCGGTGCCCAGATCCGAATGGCATCTATCACGCGGCTGGTGCTTGTGGGCATAGATCGGGTGGCGGTTACGGTGACAGTGGCGCAAACTCGCGATGGGGTCGATGCGGTCACGTCCGAAATATCTTGGTTGGCCGGTGTCTTGTCCGTGGCGTTTTTCTTGGTGGCCGTGGCATTGTCTGCCGTCGCCGTGCGCGTGTCGCTGCGCCCATTGAACACCATTGCCGCCGCTGTCTCGCGGCGCGGCCCATTCGATTTACGCCCGCTCATGCGCCCGGCCCCGGCAGATCTGGCGCCGCTTCTGGATGCACTCAACCGCCTGATGGAACGCTTGCGCCAGTCCATCAGGCGCTCTGAGGATTTCATCGCCGAAGCCGCGCACCGGGTGCGCACGCCGCTTGCAACGGTGCGCACCCAAGCAGAGATTGCTTTGCGCACCGTGTCTGACGATACCGAGAAAGAACGCCTGCGCCGTATTATTCGCGCGGTTGATGAAAGCGCACGATCTGCCGGGCAGTTGCTGGATCACGCAACGGTCGCCTATCGGGTCGAAGACCTTGCGCGCGACAAGTTGGACCTTGCCGAGATTGCGGCGCTAACTGCCGCCGGGATGGAGCCGACAGCCGATATGCGCGATATCCGTTTGGAGCTGGTGCTGACACTGACCCCCATCTTGGGCGATTCCGTGTTGTTGGAAAGCGCCATACGCAACGTGCTGGACAATGCCATAAAGTATTCCCCCGAAGAAACGACTGTTACCCTGCATGTCGAACCCGTCGGGCAAGAGGCGTGGCTGACCGTCCGTGATGAGGGGCCGGGTCTGGGCCACGGCCCGACATGCGAACTGACCGATCGCTTCCGGCGTGGCACGAATGTTGCGGGTATTGTCGGCTCGGGGTTGGGGCTGACCATCGCCGCAGAGGTGTTACGCGCCCATGGTGGGCGCGTTGAATTGACCAATGCCGAAACAGGGAGTGGCGCATGCGTTTCGCTTATCTTGCCCTTGGCCTGA
- a CDS encoding ABC transporter substrate-binding protein, with protein sequence MRFAYLALGLILTWCAPLKAQTIEDQRVFLGTSDRLLRIVSTTDLAVFVPYIRSFQEEHPEIGVDYTVMSSSDLHQAIRQGAQADLVISSAMDLQFQLVNDGFALPYRSDQTDALPEWARWRDLIYAFTTEPAVVVINSASLQGLDLPTTRQDLIAMLRDNPERFVGRIGTYDVRNSGLGYLFATQEDRSTDAFWRLNEVMGRLDTRLYCCSSDMIEDVAAGRLALAYNVLGSYAAEELALGSGGNMQVIRMQDFSNVMLRTMFIPATVQDAEGAGAMIDLLSRLALRSEPGPWGLPSLNEAGERASLGFGPIRLGPALLTYLDPLNRRSFLLEWNNAMIQ encoded by the coding sequence ATGCGTTTCGCTTATCTTGCCCTTGGCCTGATTCTGACATGGTGCGCGCCGCTAAAGGCGCAAACCATAGAGGACCAGCGCGTATTCCTTGGAACAAGCGACCGCCTGTTGCGGATTGTTTCGACCACTGATCTTGCCGTGTTCGTACCCTATATCCGCAGCTTTCAAGAAGAGCACCCGGAGATCGGGGTAGATTACACCGTGATGTCCTCCAGCGACCTGCATCAGGCCATTCGGCAGGGCGCGCAGGCCGATCTGGTCATATCATCCGCGATGGATTTGCAGTTCCAACTTGTGAATGACGGCTTCGCGCTGCCCTATCGGTCCGACCAGACCGATGCGCTGCCGGAATGGGCGCGCTGGCGAGATTTGATCTATGCGTTTACCACCGAGCCTGCCGTAGTGGTCATAAACAGTGCAAGCCTTCAGGGGCTTGATTTGCCAACGACCCGGCAAGACCTGATCGCCATGCTGCGCGATAACCCGGAGCGGTTTGTTGGGCGTATTGGAACCTATGACGTTCGCAATAGCGGGCTGGGCTATCTGTTTGCCACCCAAGAGGACCGCTCGACCGATGCCTTCTGGCGTTTGAATGAAGTGATGGGGCGGCTTGATACCCGGCTGTATTGCTGTTCTTCGGACATGATAGAGGATGTGGCCGCAGGTCGGCTGGCCTTGGCGTATAACGTGCTGGGCAGCTATGCCGCCGAAGAACTGGCCCTTGGGTCTGGCGGGAATATGCAGGTGATCCGAATGCAGGATTTTTCCAATGTGATGCTGCGCACCATGTTCATTCCCGCCACGGTGCAGGATGCAGAGGGCGCAGGGGCGATGATCGACCTGCTGAGCAGGCTTGCTTTGCGCTCTGAACCCGGACCTTGGGGGCTGCCGTCCTTGAACGAAGCGGGGGAAAGGGCGTCGCTCGGGTTTGGGCCTATTCGCTTGGGTCCGGCACTTCTGACCTATCTGGACCCGTTAAACCGGCGTTCGTTTCTGCTCGAATGGAACAACGCAATGATCCAATGA
- a CDS encoding complex I NDUFA9 subunit family protein, translating into MSKLVTIYGGSGFVGRYIARRMAKAGWRVRVAVRRPNEALHVKPYGAPGQVEPVFCNIRDDASVRAVLQGADAVVNCVGILGEVGKNRFDAVQADGAGRIARIAAEQGIATMVHISAIGADAKSDSLYQRSKAEGEALVQAAMPGAVILRPSVVFGTEDQFFNRFAGMARFSPFLPVVGAKTRFQPVYVDDVAAAAELALTQGAAPGIYELGGPDVASFRDLMVQMLAEIRRKRVLVHVPFFAAKIMGTIFDILQKISFGLFTNGVLTRDQVRNLARDNVVSKDARGFVELGLTPTPMSAILPDYLYVYRVGGQYKAIHESAERLRKG; encoded by the coding sequence ATGTCGAAACTGGTCACGATCTATGGCGGCTCGGGGTTTGTCGGGCGCTATATTGCGCGGCGCATGGCCAAGGCCGGCTGGCGTGTGCGCGTCGCCGTTCGCCGCCCGAACGAAGCGCTGCATGTCAAACCTTACGGCGCGCCCGGACAGGTCGAACCCGTGTTCTGCAATATTCGCGACGATGCATCCGTTCGCGCGGTGCTGCAAGGGGCCGATGCGGTCGTCAATTGCGTGGGCATTCTGGGCGAAGTGGGCAAGAACCGTTTCGACGCCGTGCAGGCCGACGGCGCTGGGCGGATCGCGCGGATCGCGGCAGAGCAGGGGATTGCCACGATGGTGCATATCTCTGCCATCGGTGCGGATGCCAAATCCGACAGCCTGTATCAGCGCAGCAAGGCAGAGGGCGAGGCGCTGGTGCAAGCTGCGATGCCGGGTGCGGTTATCCTGCGTCCTTCGGTCGTGTTCGGAACCGAGGATCAGTTTTTCAACCGGTTCGCAGGGATGGCGCGGTTCAGCCCGTTCCTGCCCGTGGTGGGGGCCAAGACGCGCTTCCAGCCCGTCTATGTCGATGACGTGGCCGCCGCTGCCGAGTTGGCGCTGACACAGGGCGCTGCGCCGGGCATCTACGAATTGGGTGGCCCGGATGTGGCCAGCTTCCGCGATCTGATGGTGCAGATGCTGGCCGAGATCCGGCGCAAACGCGTTTTGGTCCATGTGCCGTTCTTTGCGGCAAAGATCATGGGCACCATCTTCGACATTCTGCAAAAGATCAGCTTTGGACTGTTCACCAACGGGGTGCTGACCCGCGATCAAGTGCGCAATCTGGCGCGGGACAATGTGGTCAGTAAGGACGCGCGTGGCTTTGTAGAACTGGGCCTGACACCGACGCCAATGTCGGCGATCCTGCCGGATTACCTGTATGTCTACCGGGTTGGTGGCCAATACAAGGCGATCCACGAATCCGCAGAGCGTTTGCGCAAAGGTTAG
- a CDS encoding fasciclin domain-containing protein, producing the protein MKLATLTATIALAAGAAFANPMVGGAPMLETRNIVENAVNSEDHTTLVAAVQAADLVDALQGPGPMTVFAPVNAAFDALPAGTVDTLLMPENKGMLQKVLTAHVVAGKLSGEDLMRRARNSADGFFHMETLSGDALSAQMRGSTLWIYDESGNAGRVTISDVNQSNGVIHVVDSVLVPR; encoded by the coding sequence ATGAAACTTGCAACACTGACCGCCACCATCGCGCTGGCCGCCGGCGCCGCTTTCGCCAACCCCATGGTCGGCGGCGCGCCGATGCTGGAAACCCGCAATATCGTGGAAAACGCGGTCAACTCTGAAGATCACACAACTTTGGTTGCTGCCGTGCAGGCCGCCGATCTGGTCGATGCGCTGCAAGGCCCCGGCCCGATGACCGTCTTTGCCCCGGTCAATGCCGCTTTCGATGCCCTGCCCGCTGGCACGGTCGACACGCTGCTGATGCCGGAAAACAAGGGGATGCTGCAAAAAGTGCTGACGGCGCATGTCGTCGCGGGCAAGCTGTCCGGCGAAGACCTGATGCGCCGCGCGCGCAACAGCGCAGACGGGTTCTTCCACATGGAAACCCTGTCGGGTGATGCACTTAGCGCCCAGATGCGCGGCAGCACCCTTTGGATCTACGACGAATCAGGCAACGCTGGCCGGGTGACCATCAGCGATGTGAACCAGTCGAACGGCGTGATCCATGTGGTCGATAGCGTGCTGGTGCCGCGCTAA
- a CDS encoding IS256 family transposase → MNQITDTASFALLAHEAGFDPIEDRLRANVRATIEAVFEEELASFLGRLRYDLGDGVTKGYRHGHRERQLTGTFGTETVIVPRARVADETGKVTEWRSKALPRYQRLTKKAEALIAAVYLAGTNTRRVKRALFGLFEGAVSKDVVSRAWRKVKVDWDAWSARNLADEDIVRLILDGTVIKTRLDRKATNISVLAAIGVRRDGQKVLLSIRNMGGESKAAWRQFLDDLDARGLKRPEFVIVDGAPGLEATLVALWGEDLPIQRCTVHKHRNLLAHAPKHLHDELTEDYRDMIYADTAAEIETRRKAFLRKWRLKCRAVADSLEEAGDRLFTFTRLDPSQWKSARTTNAIERLNGEFRRRIKTQTVLPCAETVPMLLWALLASGQIQMRKVDGWETLSQPLEPMPLDLAA, encoded by the coding sequence ATGAACCAGATTACCGACACTGCGAGCTTTGCGCTACTGGCCCATGAGGCCGGGTTTGACCCGATCGAGGATCGGTTGCGGGCGAACGTCCGTGCGACCATCGAAGCCGTGTTCGAGGAGGAGCTTGCCAGCTTCCTCGGCCGTCTTCGCTATGACCTGGGCGATGGAGTCACGAAAGGGTATCGCCACGGGCACCGAGAACGGCAACTCACCGGCACCTTCGGGACTGAGACGGTCATCGTGCCTCGCGCCCGCGTTGCAGATGAGACAGGCAAGGTAACGGAGTGGCGGTCGAAAGCGCTGCCCCGATACCAGCGGCTGACGAAGAAGGCCGAGGCCCTCATCGCAGCGGTCTATCTCGCAGGTACGAACACCCGGCGCGTCAAGCGAGCGCTGTTCGGGCTGTTCGAGGGTGCCGTCAGCAAGGACGTGGTCAGCCGTGCCTGGCGCAAGGTGAAGGTCGACTGGGACGCCTGGTCCGCGCGTAACTTGGCCGACGAGGATATCGTCCGGCTGATCCTCGATGGCACCGTGATCAAGACCCGGCTGGACCGGAAAGCCACGAACATCTCGGTGCTGGCCGCAATCGGGGTGCGCCGCGATGGTCAGAAGGTGCTGCTTTCCATCAGGAATATGGGCGGGGAGAGCAAGGCCGCATGGCGGCAGTTCCTCGATGACCTCGATGCACGGGGCTTGAAGCGGCCCGAATTCGTGATCGTCGACGGCGCCCCGGGACTGGAGGCCACCCTCGTGGCGCTGTGGGGCGAGGACCTGCCGATCCAGCGCTGCACGGTTCACAAGCATCGCAACCTCCTGGCCCATGCCCCGAAGCACCTCCACGACGAGTTGACCGAGGACTACCGCGACATGATCTATGCCGACACCGCGGCCGAGATTGAGACGCGCCGAAAGGCCTTCCTGCGCAAATGGCGGCTAAAGTGCCGTGCGGTCGCTGACAGTCTGGAGGAAGCCGGAGATCGGCTCTTCACCTTCACCCGCCTCGACCCGTCACAATGGAAATCGGCCCGGACCACCAACGCCATCGAGCGCCTGAACGGGGAATTCCGCCGCCGCATCAAGACCCAGACCGTGCTGCCCTGCGCAGAGACCGTGCCCATGCTGCTCTGGGCGCTGCTCGCCTCCGGCCAGATCCAGATGCGCAAGGTCGATGGCTGGGAAACCTTGTCTCAGCCCCTCGAACCCATGCCTCTTGACCTCGCCGCCTGA
- a CDS encoding anti-sigma factor, with protein MTTAPKDDDDLLAAEYVLGLLGREEWRAADQRAATDGAFAARVRAWEVRLAPLNAEFPELSAPNLLPQIEARLFPAPTRRRNLWRWLGAGSLVGALALGLVVLSPVLRTPPAPLLTAELVAEDRALVLAARFDGTQLSLNAEGPPAGEGQDYELWVIGADGVPSSLGLLQDGVLTREAALQAGQVLAVSLEPAGGSTTGAPTGPVLATAELRGG; from the coding sequence ATGACCACAGCCCCCAAAGATGATGACGACCTGCTGGCCGCAGAATATGTGCTGGGCTTGCTGGGCCGAGAAGAATGGCGCGCGGCCGACCAGCGTGCTGCCACCGACGGGGCATTCGCTGCGCGCGTGCGCGCATGGGAAGTGCGGCTGGCCCCCTTGAACGCCGAATTCCCCGAACTGTCCGCCCCCAACCTGTTGCCCCAGATAGAGGCACGGCTGTTTCCGGCCCCGACGCGCCGCCGCAATCTGTGGCGCTGGCTGGGGGCGGGGTCGCTTGTTGGCGCGTTGGCTTTGGGGCTGGTGGTGCTGTCGCCCGTATTGCGCACCCCGCCTGCGCCCCTGCTGACCGCCGAACTGGTGGCAGAGGATCGCGCCTTGGTTCTGGCCGCACGTTTTGATGGCACGCAGCTAAGCCTAAACGCCGAAGGACCGCCTGCCGGAGAGGGGCAGGATTACGAGCTATGGGTGATCGGAGCGGATGGCGTGCCGTCCTCTTTGGGGCTGTTGCAGGATGGCGTTCTGACCCGAGAGGCCGCGCTTCAAGCGGGTCAGGTTCTGGCCGTCAGTCTTGAACCGGCAGGCGGGTCAACCACCGGCGCGCCCACAGGGCCGGTCTTGGCAACGGCAGAGTTGCGAGGCGGGTAA
- a CDS encoding sigma-70 family RNA polymerase sigma factor, which translates to MTDDISILLQRLATQDRSALRSLYPLVAPKLMGLLTRMLGDRAEAEDALQEVMIRLWQRAASYDPQKGTGLGWICAIARNHALDRLRARPAARGRRMVSGGEDSDILDTIADPAMGVEDTTMLRARMQAVLACFGELPEDRARAVKGAYLMGLSYQDLATQFDVPLNTMRTWLRRALISLRECLDR; encoded by the coding sequence GTGACAGATGACATATCAATCTTGCTGCAACGGCTTGCCACGCAGGACCGGTCCGCACTTCGGTCGCTTTATCCTTTGGTCGCCCCGAAACTCATGGGGCTGTTGACGCGTATGCTAGGGGACAGGGCCGAAGCGGAAGATGCCCTGCAAGAGGTGATGATTCGCCTATGGCAACGCGCCGCCAGCTATGATCCGCAGAAAGGCACTGGCTTGGGTTGGATTTGCGCCATAGCCCGCAATCATGCATTGGACCGTCTGCGCGCGCGCCCCGCCGCGCGGGGCCGTCGCATGGTCAGTGGCGGCGAGGATAGCGATATCCTTGACACAATCGCCGACCCAGCAATGGGCGTCGAGGACACAACCATGCTGCGCGCCCGGATGCAGGCGGTACTGGCCTGTTTCGGCGAATTGCCCGAGGACCGCGCCCGCGCGGTCAAGGGGGCCTATCTGATGGGCTTGTCGTATCAGGATCTGGCCACGCAATTTGACGTGCCGCTAAATACCATGCGCACATGGCTGCGTCGGGCGCTTATCAGTCTGCGGGAGTGTCTGGACCGATGA
- a CDS encoding MarR family winged helix-turn-helix transcriptional regulator — protein sequence MADQLVRNRLSKVLPKGMELSHFGVLNLLARLQTERTPAELARAFHVTRGAMTNTLTKLEWAGYVHIRPDWDDARRKLVSISPSGKAARDAALAAISPLIDDIAQSLGDARVRQTIPVLREIRLRLEGE from the coding sequence ATGGCCGATCAACTGGTGCGCAACCGGCTATCCAAGGTGCTGCCCAAGGGCATGGAACTGTCGCATTTCGGGGTGCTGAACCTGCTGGCGCGCCTGCAAACCGAACGCACCCCCGCCGAACTGGCGCGCGCATTCCATGTCACCCGCGGGGCCATGACCAATACGCTGACCAAGCTGGAATGGGCCGGCTATGTCCATATCCGCCCCGATTGGGACGATGCCCGCCGCAAGCTGGTGTCGATCAGCCCCTCGGGAAAGGCGGCGCGCGATGCGGCCTTGGCGGCCATCAGCCCCCTGATTGACGATATCGCGCAGTCGCTGGGCGACGCGCGGGTGCGCCAAACCATTCCGGTTCTGCGTGAAATCCGGCTTCGGCTGGAAGGGGAATGA